CAGGCGAGCGCGCCTTTTGCGCAGTCGGGCTGGGCCCTGTCTCTGGGAGCCGACCAGCTCTGCGACATCGGGTCCGGCGATCGCGCGCCGGCGAAGCGCGACCATTCGCATGCACAGTGCATCTTGTGCCGCGTCTGCTCGCGCGATGCGCCGCCGATCGCGCTATTCTCGGAGCCGAAGCCCGAACCCGCGCCACTCCGCGGGGCGCTCTACGTTCCATTCCAGAGCCGGCGTCCCCCGCCGCCGATCGGACGGCGGAGCCTATTTTCGTCACGCGCGCCGCCGCCGTCGTCGATCGGCCGATCGACTACATCACTCTGATTTCCTCTTCTTTCGGTCTCGTCCGTCGCGTCCCGCGCGCCGCCGAGACCGCCGCGGGCGGCGGCGAATGTCGACAAAGAAATCTCATTTCATTCGCGATCTGTTCGTGCGCAACAGGCGCGTCCTCACGGCCTATCTCACGCGCCGCGTCGGCGCGGACGCTGCCTCGGACCTGCTGCAGGAGACCTTCGTGCGCGCGCTGCGGCACGAGCGGCTCGACGATGTCGCCGATCCGCCGGCCTTTCTCCAGCAGATCGCCGCCAATCTGACGCGCGATTTCGCCAGACGCCGACGCACCGAAACCAAATATCTGAGCTTCCAACAGTTTCTCGGCGAGAGGCCGAACGGCGACGCGCCGCAGGACGAGATCGTCGACCATGATCGCCGCGCGCGCCGCCTCGCCGCGGCGATCGAGGCTCTGCCGCCCCGCTGCCGGGAAGTGTTCGAGCTCTGCGCCTTCGAGGATCTGTCGTTTCCCGAGATCGCGGCGCGCCTCGGCGTCTCCGAGCGCATGGTCCGCCAACATATGAGCATCGCCATGCAGCGTTGCTGGGCGGCGCTCGGGTGAGAGAATTTTTAGCCCCGACCTTCCTTTTTTCGCTTTTCTGCGTCGTATTCGACAGGCGCGCGCCGTTCGTCGCGCGTGGAGCGACGACGCGATGACGACGGATGACGGCGCCCTCCACGCGGCGGCGATTGAATGGTGGATTCGGGAGACGGCGGGCGAGCTCGTCGGCGAGGCGCGCGCCGAATTCGACGCCTGGCTCGCCGCCGACCCCGCCCACGCCCGCGCCTATGCCGATATTTCCGGAATGTTTGCGCAGGCGCGGGAGCTGCGTCCGGCCCGCCGGCCGCAGCAGCGCCTCGCGCGGCCCGGACGCGCGGCCGCCTGGGGCGGATTGCTCGCCGCCTCTATCGCCATCGCCGTTTGGTTCGGCGATCTTTCCCTGCTGTGGCGCGCCGACCATTCGACTGGCGTCGGCGAGCGTCGGACGGCGATCCTCGCGGACGGCTCGCGCGTCGAGCTCGATGGGGCGTCGGCCGTCGCCATCCATTTCGAGGCGGGGCGTCGCCGCGTCCGATTGCTGGCGGGCGAGGCCTGGTTCGAGGTCGCGCCCGATCCGGCGCGGCCCTTCGTCGTCGAGGCGGCGGGCGGCGAGGTGACCGCGCTCGGCACGGCCTTCGACGTCGCGCTGACGGCGGGCGGGGCGCGTGTCGCCGTCGGCGAGCATAGGGTGGCTGTGGCGAGCGGGGGCGGAAAAGTCATTGTCGCAGAGCGCCAGCAGACCTCCTTTGCGGCGGAGGCCCCCGCCGCGCGGCCCGGCGATGTCGCGGCGGAGGCGATCGGCGCCTGGCGGCGCGGCGCGCTCGTCGTCGAGGACCGCCCGCTCGGCGAGGTTCTGGCGACGTTCGGACGCCACCGCCATGGGCGCGTCTATTGTTTGTGGCCGTCGATCTGCGCGCGGCGGGTGAGCGGCGTCTTTTCCGCGGCCGAGCCGCTGACCGCCTTGCGCGAGATCGAGTTCTTTCTCGGCCTGCGCGCGATTCACCTCACAGATTATCTGATCGTGTTGACCGATTGAGCCGCGCCGCCGGCCACGTCGGCGCGGCTCGAGTTTTTTTGACGCTTCGACATTCCGAAATCGGCGCGAGCGCGTCGAATGGACACGGACGGAAAAAGTCCGCGGCACATTCGACGGGAAGCGGCGATGAAGACGAAGAAGGGTCTGCGTAACGAGGGTGCGGCGATGAGTTCGACGGTTGCAGCCATGGCCTTCGGCGCCATGGCCCTGGGAGGGACGCCCGCCGAGGCCTCCCTCTCGCCGCAGGAGCGCAGCGGCGTCGTCATGGTCTATGACATACCCGCGGGAGCAGTGGCGACGGCGCTCAACGCCTTCGCCGTGAAGAACGGCCTGCATCTGCTCTATGACGCGCGGGTGACGCGGGCGCTGCGCACGCCGGGGCTTTCAGGCGCCTATTCGGTGCGCGAGGGGCTCGATCGTCTGCTCTGGGGCACCGGGCTGACCTATCGTTTCGGCGGTCCCGACGAGACGGCGGTGTCGATCATATTGGCGCAGAACGACGCCGTGCGCAGCGATGCGGGAGGGGCGGAGGCGCTGCCGCCGATCGATGTGGGGGCGGAGGCGGCGCAGGTTCGTGCTGGCGGCAGAGGCGATGGACGCGGAGAAAATGGCGGCGCCGGCAATTCGAACGCCTACAAAGTCGAATCGACGAGCACGGCGACCAAGACGAACACGCCGATCATCGAGACGCCGGTCAGCGTTCAGGTGGTTCCCCAGCAGATCTTGCGCGATCAGCAGATCGTCGTCATCGACGACGCTCTCGCCAATGTCAGCGGCGTGACGCCGATTCCTGTCGCCGGGCTTCAGTCGGGCTTTCTCGTGCGCGGCTTCGAGAGTTACAAATATTATCTCGACGGCGTTCGCGTGGACAACAAGTTCACGCCGATCACGAGAGAAATGGCCAACGTCGAGAGCGTCGAGGTGCTCAAGGGGCCGGCCTCGATCCTCTACGGGCGCCTCGAGCCTGGAGGCCTCATCAATGTCGTGACCAAGCAGCCTTCCCGCGAGGCGCATTACGATCTGCAGCAACAGATCGGCTCTTACGGCCTTTATCGCACGACCGCTGGCGCGACCGGTCCCCTCACTGCCGACAAGTCGCTACTCTATCGCATCGACGCGGCCTACGAGAACGCCGACTCCTTTCGGGAGTTCGCGCATACCGACCGAATCTTCGTCGCGCCGAAGATTCGCTATGAGCCGACCGCCGACACGCGGCTGAACGTCTATCTCGAGTATCAGCGCGGGCGCGCGCCTTTGGATTTCGGTGTGCCCG
This genomic window from Methylosinus sp. H3A contains:
- a CDS encoding RNA polymerase sigma factor, with product MSTKKSHFIRDLFVRNRRVLTAYLTRRVGADAASDLLQETFVRALRHERLDDVADPPAFLQQIAANLTRDFARRRRTETKYLSFQQFLGERPNGDAPQDEIVDHDRRARRLAAAIEALPPRCREVFELCAFEDLSFPEIAARLGVSERMVRQHMSIAMQRCWAALG
- a CDS encoding FecR domain-containing protein — protein: MTTDDGALHAAAIEWWIRETAGELVGEARAEFDAWLAADPAHARAYADISGMFAQARELRPARRPQQRLARPGRAAAWGGLLAASIAIAVWFGDLSLLWRADHSTGVGERRTAILADGSRVELDGASAVAIHFEAGRRRVRLLAGEAWFEVAPDPARPFVVEAAGGEVTALGTAFDVALTAGGARVAVGEHRVAVASGGGKVIVAERQQTSFAAEAPAARPGDVAAEAIGAWRRGALVVEDRPLGEVLATFGRHRHGRVYCLWPSICARRVSGVFSAAEPLTALREIEFFLGLRAIHLTDYLIVLTD